The genomic stretch TGTGGGAGCGGGCTTGCCCGCGATGGCGGTGTGTCAGGCAGCATCGATGTTGACTGTGCTGGCCTCATCGCGGGCAAGCCCGCTCCCACAGTGGTTCTGGGTGTTCGCAAATTTTGCTTACACCCACCAGACCTGTGGGAGCGGGCTTGCCCGCGATGGCGGTGTGTCAGGCAGCATCGATGTTGACTGTGCTGGCCTCATCGCGGGCAAGCCCGCTCCCACAGTGGTTCTGGGCGTTCGAAAATTTTGCATACACCCACCAGACCTGTGGGAGCGGGCTTGCCCGCGATGGCGGTATGTCAGGCAGCATCGATGTTGACTGTGCTGGCCTCATCGCGGGCAAGCCCGCTCCCACAGTGGTTCTGGGTGTTCGCAAATTTTGCATACACCCACCAGACCTGTGGGAGCGGGCTTGCCCGCGATGGCGGTGTGTCAGGCAGCATAGATGTTGAATGAGCCCGCTCCCACAGTGGTTCTGGGTGTTCGAAAATTTTGCATACACCCACCAGACCTGTGGGAGCGGGCTTGCCCGCGATGGCGGTGTGTCAGGCAGCATCGATGTTGACTGTGCTGGCCTCATCGCGGGCAAGCCCGCTCCCACAGTGGTTCTGGGCGTTCGAAAATTTTGCATACACCCACCAGACCTGTGGGAGCGGGCTTGCCCGCGATGGCGGTATGTCAGCCACCATCAATGTTGAATGAGCCCGCTCCCACAGTGGTTCTGGGCGTTCGAAAATTTTGCATACACCCACCAGACCTGTGGGAGCGGGCTTGCCCGCGATGGCGGTGTGTCAGGCAGCATCGATGTTGACTGTGCTGGCCTCATCGCGGGCAAGCCCGCTCCCACAGTGGTTCTGGGCATTCGAAAATTTTGCATACACCCACCAGACCTGTGGGAGCGGGCTTGCCCGCGATGGCGGTGTGTCAGGCAGCATCGATGTTGACTGTGCTGGCCTCATCGCGGGCAAGCCCGCTCCCACAGTGGTTCTGGGTGTTCGCAAATTTTGCTTACACCCACCAGACCTGTGGGAGCGGGCTTGCCCGCGATGGCGGTGAGCCGCCTGGGCTCAACCAATCTTGGCCAACTCTTCGGCAACTATGGCCACGGTCTGGATGATTTGCTCTTCCGTGTGCTCACACGAGACAAAGAAGCGCACCCGTGCGACGTGCTCGGGAACTGCCGGGTAGAGGATCGGCTGGGCATTGATGCCGCGGTCGAACAAGGCGCTGGACAGCCGTCCGGCCTTGAATGAACTGCCGGTGATCACCGGGATCACGGCCAGGCCGCTGCTGGTGGCGGTGTTCAGGCCAGCGGCCTTGGCCAGGCGCAGGAACAGCTCACCTCGCGCCTGCACCGTCCGCACCCGATCACCGTCGTTGGCCAGGCAACGCAACGCCGCCAGTGCCGAGGCCGTCACCGAAGGCGGCATGCCGACGCTGTAGAGGAAACCTGGGGCGAGGAATTTCAGGTGCTCGACCAGCGCCGTGCTGCCGGCAATATAGCCTCCGCAACTGGCGAGGGTCTTGCTCAGCGTGCCCATCCAGATATCGACGTCATCACCGGCCAGGTGGAAGTGCTCGCGAATACCTTTGCCGGTCGCCCCCATCACGCCCAGCGAATGCGCCTCATCGACCATCAGGAAGATTTTGTGCTTGCGCTTGAGTTCGACGAAACGCGGCAGGTCCGGGTAGTCGCCGTCCATGCTGTAGATGCCTTCGACCACCACCAGCACCCGCTCGAAGTGCTGACGCTGCTCACCGAGGATCCGGTCCAGGGCCTGCCAGTCGTTGTGGGCGAAGCTCAGGCGTCGCGCACCGGACAACTGGATGCCTTGCAGGACACTGTTGTGGATCAGCTCGTCGTGCAGCACCAGGTCACGGGGGCCGAACAGATGGCCGATGGTAGTGACGTTGGTGGCATGCCCACTGACAAACACAATGGCGTCGTCGACCTCGTACAGATTGGCCAACTCACGCTCCAGCTCGCGGTGCAGCGGACGATCACCAGACACCAGCCGGCTGGCCGACACCGAGGTGCCGTAACGGTCGATGGCGGCCTTGGCCGCTTCGGCCACCGCCGGGTGACCGGAGTAGCCGAGGTAGTTGTAGCTGGCGAAGTTGACGTATTCGCGGGCACCAATGCGGGTCTCGGCGCCCGCCAGGCCTTCGTGCAAACGAAAGAACGGGCTGCTCAGGCCCAGGCGCGCAGCACCCTGTTGCATCACGCGCAACTGCTGATAACCCGGGTGCTGGTCGAAGCGATAAAACGCTTCAGGCACCTTCAGCGCCGCCTGTTGCGCCTGCTCCAGGGTGGCACCGCCGGCCGCGTCGCCCGCCTCGCTGCGACGGCGCTCCAGCGCTTGCTGGATCAACCGTTGCTTGATTCCGACACTCAGGCCGGTGGGCGTTTTTGCAGTCATCGCACTATCACTCAATCAAACATCACTCAATCAGACGGTTAGGTGCCGCAGCGCTGTCAGCCAGTTCGGCGTTCAGCTCGGCCATTTGCTCGCGGCTCAATTCACTGCCGTGGCGGGCCAATACGTTTTCCGCCAGGGCTGCAGGCGCCGCAGTTTCATTGGCCCCCGCTTCACCACGCAGCAGGTCAAGGATGCGCACGCTGAGCTTATCGATGCTGGAACTCTCGCTGAGTTCCATCACTGGCAGGCGAATGCCGAAGCGTTCTTCCAGCGCCACCACCAACTCGACACTCATCAGCGAGTCCAGGCCCAGCTCCTGCAGCGGACGCTGGGTATCCAGGCGCGCGGCCGGCAAGCGCAGAATCTCGCAGACTTCGTGCTTGAGCAGTTCGACGAAACGCTCCAGCAGTTGCTCGTCATCAAGCTCGGCGAGCATGCGTTGGATGTCCTCGGCGTCGTTCTCATCGTCCTGGTCACCGCCATGGGCACGAACCAGCTCGACGAAACGTGGGGTCGCAGCGCTCGGCAGGAAGCGCGACAGGGCTTTCCATTCCAGCTCCAGTACGCCGATCCCGTCGTCACCCTTGAGCAGCATCTGCTCCAGGTGCGCCAGCGCCACTTCGGCGCGCAGCGCGGCGCCACCCATGCGGCTTTGCAGCGCGTCCTTGATTTGCTCGTTGCGTGCCAGGAAGCCAACGTCGTCGATCGCGCCCCAGAGCACCGCGGTGGCGGCCAGGCCGTGACCTCGACGATGCCGAGCCAACGCTTCGAGCCAATAGTTGGCGGCCACGTAGTTGGCCTGGCCCGGGTTGCCGAACAGCGTGGTGGCTGAGGAGAACATCACGAAGAAGTCCAACGGCAACTCGCGGGTCAGCTCATGCAGGTATTGCGCGCCCTTGGCCTTGGGCTCCAGCACACGCTGCAGTTGTTCGGCATCAAGGTTGCGAATCAGACTGTCGTCGATCACTGTCGCCGCATGCACCAGGCCACGCAATGGATACGGGCTGGCGGCAATGCGTTCGAACACGCCGCGCACTTGCATCACATCGGTGATGTCGCAGGCCAGCGCCTGCACGTCGATGCCCTGCGCCTGCCAGGCCGCCAGGCACGGCTGCGCCTCGACACTGGCCGGGCCACGACGACCGAGCAGCACCAGGTGCCGCGCGCCCTTGTCCACCAGCCACTGCGCGGTGCGCAGGCCGAAGCCGCCCAGGCCGCCCGTGACCAGGTAGGTCACCTCGGCACTGAGTTGCAACGACTGCACCGGCTGTTCGCGGGTTTCCACCAGGCGTTCGATCGGGTTGCCATAGGTCACCACGATCTTGCCGATCTGCCGCGCCTGCTGCATGTAGCGGAAGGCCTCGGTCACGTGGTTGGCGTCGAACTCGCGGAACGGCAGCGGGTGCAGGATGCCCTGCTCGAACAGCTCCATCATTTGCCCGAACAGGCGCCGGGTCAGGTCTGGACGCTCACTCATCAACTGGTCGGCGTCGATGCCGAAGTAGCTGATGTTGTTGCGGAACGGACGCAGGCCGATGCGGGTGTTCTGGTAGAAGTCGCGCTTGCCCAGTTCAAGGAAGCGGCCGAACGGCTTGAGCACCTGGAAGTTGCGGTTGATCGCTTCGCCAGCCAGGGAGTTGAGCACCACGTCGACGCCACGCCCATCGGTCAGGGCCAGCACTTCGTCGGCATAAGCCAGGGAGCGCGAATCAAAGACCTTGTCGACGCCCAGCAGACGCAGGAAGTCGCGCTTCTCGTCGCTGCCGGCGGTGGCATAGATCTCGGCACCACACCACTTGGCGATCTGGATCGCGGCAATCCCGACACCACCAGCGGCGCCGTGGATCAGCACCTTCTCGCCCGGCTCCAGGCGCGCCAGATGATGCAGCGCGTAGTACACGGTGAAGAAGGTACTTGGAATGGTCGCCGCGGCCTCGAAGGACATGCCTTCGGGGATGCGAGCCACCGCGTTGGCGTTGGTCACCAGGCGGTTGGCGAAACTGCGCGGGCCAAAACCCACCACGCGATCGCCCGGGGCGAAATCGCCGAACACGGCAGACCCTTTGCCGTGGACCACACCGGAAAATTCAAAGCCCATGGTCGGACCGGAGAAGCCATTTTCGATGGCCTCGTCGGACAGCAGGCCGAGGGCAAACATCACGTCACGGAAGTTCAGGCCGGTGGCGCGTACTTCAATGTCCAGCTCGTCCGCCGCCGGCGCGGTCAGCTCACGGGCTTCCCAGCGCAGGTTGCGCAATTGCCCCGGCAGGTCGAAGCCCAGGCTGATGCGTGTGTTGCCGTCAGCGCTGGCACCGTTGTGTTCGTGCAGGACGCGCAAGCGCGGCACATAACGCTGGCCGGCGGCGCTGATCGCCACTTCGGTCTCGGCGTCGGCGTGCAACAGGGCCGGGACCAGGCTGGCGACAGGCGCAGCGCAGGCCAGGTCGAGCAGACGGATCCGGCAACCGGCAGACTCGTTCGCCAGGGTTCGACCGAAGCCCCAGAACGCCGCATCGGCAATCGCATCGACATCGCTGCTTTGCTCGGCAGCGTACAGGTGACCAGCCGCGCCACGGGTCAGCAGCCAGCACTGTGGCGCGATACTCAGCGACTCGCAGGCCTGGACCAGCGCCGCCGCCAGCATGCAGCGCGCGCCCTGGCCATCGAGCCCTTGGCTGCTGTCAAAACCGGCCAGGTGCAACACGTGCTCTGGCGCTTGATCCAGCGCGCCGAGTTGCTGCGCCAGGGATTGCGCATCACCGGGCTGCAACAGGCTGACCTGCTGGCCTTGCTCACGCAGGGCCTGGGCCAGTTGCTCGGCAGCCGCCTGCCCGGATTCGGCCAGCAACGCCCAGCGTTGCACGGTGACTTCCGGCAAGGCGGCCGCTGCATTCACGCCATGAGCGGCCAACAGCAGATAACTGCCGCAGGCATTGCCCGGCAGTGCTTCCAGGGTGTGGCTGACGCTCAGGCCGTGACGCTGCAACTCATGCAGCCAGAACTGCGGCCGCTGTTGACGCGACAGCGCCTGCTCAGGGCCTGCCAGCCACCAGTCGGCCTGGGCGCCAAACACGAAGTCGGCCCAGCGCGACGGGTGTTGCGCCAGCACGGCCAACTGCCCGTGCGGGTTGAGGTGACTGGCTGCCTGGCGCAGCGCTTCGCCAATGTTGTCCAGGGCCGCCAGATCGGTCGGCAACAGCACCCAGTCGTAACCAGCGGCGCTGCTCAGTTGTGCAAAATCGATGACCTGCAGTGCCGGGCAATCATCGCCGAGCATCTGCACCAGTTCTGGTTCCGCTACGCAGTAGCTGTAGTCGACGCGATCAAAATCGATCCCGGCGTACAGCGATTCAGCGAAAGATGGCCCGCCAAAACCAAACTCCAGCACCCGCAGGCGTTGCCCGGCCGGCAACGCGGCGAGACGCTGGGCCAGGGTTTCGCGCAGGCCGGCGAGCAGACGCTGCTGGCCTGCGGCACCCAGCACCAGGCGCGACAGATTGGCGCCGCTGGTTTCCCGTGGCAGCAACTGCTCCAGGGTCTGGCGAGCGTCGAGCAGGGACAGCAGGTGGCGACCGATCCGGCCTACCGAGTGGATGATCTGGAAGTGCTCCGGGTAGCTCTGGAACAACTCCTGCCAGATCGCCTCGGAAGCCGGACGCTCGCCCACCTCGGCGACGCACCAGTTGCCGTCGGCATCGCAATTCAAGCTGCCGTCTTCCAGGCCCTGACGCAGCAAGGTCGCCAGGTAATCGCTTGGCACACCGTCCTGTTGCGACCACAGCGCAACCTGTTCGGCGCTCAAGCGGCCGCCGGCCTGCTCGATCAGGTCCTGCACAAAACTCGCGCACAGGGCATCGAGCAATGGTTCGACTTCATTCAGATAACGCTGCTGCACCGGCTCATCGGCCAGGCCCTGCAGGTGTTCTACCAACGGCGTGGCGCTGCTGGCTGCGCGCAGCACGGGCACCGCCTGACCTGGCGCGGCGAGACCAACGTGGGCCAGGCGCTTGATGTCATGGGAACGGTCGCGTTGCAGGCGCACGCCACGGAAACGTGCGTCCTTGATGAACAGCACCGCTGCGCCGGTCGCGTCGTACAGGGTGAAATCCACCAGCAACGAATGCTCGGTACGCTTGAGCTGGCGCACTTGGGCCAGGCACGGCACGCCGCCGGCCTTGGCAAATGCGATGCGCCCGAGCTTGACCGGGATGAACGCCAGGCCCTTGTTGCTGCCCGGCTGGCCGACCAGCAATTCGGTGATCAACTGGAACGCGCCGTCGAGCAACGCCGGGTGCAGGTGCAGGGTCGCCAGCTCCTGGCTGATGGCCTCGGGAACGCTCAGTTGCGCGAGGATGTGGGCCGGTTCGACCCACACCGCCGCCACGGCCTGATAGGCCGGGCCATAGTTCAGGCCCACCGCACGGGTCAGCGCCAAATGCTGTTCGCCGGTGAAGTCGGCCGGGCGCTGCGGCAGTTCCGGTGCACGCGTGCCGAGCAAGACGCCACGGGCTTCGCCGGGCAGGCGCGCGACCACGTGCTGGACCCACTCTTCACGTTGGGCCAGGCTGCGCGAGGTGATCCGCAAGGTGCCGTCGGCTTCCTCGATGTTGACGCGGATCTTCTTGCTGCCTTCGTTGCCGAGCAACAGCGGGTTGTGAATCTCCAACTCTTCGATGTCGACGAACTCGCCCGGCTGGTGCAGCAAGGCCACCGCCAGCGCCAGCTCGGTGAAACCGGCGCCGGGGAACAGCACCGCTTCACCGACCTTGTGGTCAGCCAGGGTCGGGAACAGCTGCGTGTCGAGTCGGTTTTCCCAGGTCAGGGCACGATCGGCCAGCGGGTAGCCGAGCAATGGGTGCACACGTTCGCGCGCCAGCACGCCGAACGACTCGGCGCTGACCGGCAATTGAAAACGTTCGCGCTGCCAGGCGTAGTTGGGCAGGCGCAAGTTGTTGCCGGCCACCGGGAATTGTTGCTGCCAATCCGGCTCTGCGCCAGCAATCAACAGCCGCGCCATGCAACGCTCAAGCAGTGCTGGACTGTCGTCCTTGCGCAGCAAGGTGGCGACCACCTGACCGGGCAGCTCGCGCTGGGTCAGGGCATCGCTGACGTAAGAGCGCAGGATCGGGTGCGGACCCACCTCGACGAACAGGTTGAAGCCCTGCCCCACCAGCTCGTCCATCGCCCCCTGGAACAGCACCGGGAAGCGAATGTTCTGCCACCAGTAACGGCTGTCCAGACGTTGACCATCGAGCTCGCCGCCGACCACCGTGGAATAGAACGGAATCTGCGCACTGCGTGGACGGATGTGCGCCAGATCGGCAATTACTTGCTGCTCGATCGGGTTCATCGCCGGGGAGTGGAAGGCGTAATCCAAATCCAGCAGACGGACAAACACCTGGCGTTCGGTCAGGGCCTGTTCGAGTTCGCTGAGGGCATCGACAGGGCCGGCCACCGTAGCGCCCCGCGCACTGTTTTCACCGGCCAGAACCACCCGATCGTCCAGCCCCAGTTCCACTAGCAACATCGCCGTGGCCTCGCCACTGAGACCGACGGCAGCCATTTTCCCGGTGCCGCGGGTCGTTCCCTGCAAACGGCTGCGATGGAAAATAACCTGGGTCGCGTCTTCCAGGCTCAGCGCGCCGCTGGCCCAGGCCGCGGCGACTTCGCCCACGCTGTGCCCGATCACCGCTGCCGGATGGAAACCCTGGGCTGCCAGTACGCGCGTGACCGCCACTTGCAGGGCGAACAAGGCCGGTTGGGCGATCTCGGTGCGCGCATAACGCCCCTCACCGTTTTCGCCCAGCAGTTCGGCGCGCAACGAATAGCCGGCCAGCGGCTGGAACAGCGCGTCGACTTCAGCCACCGCAGCTTCGAACACCGGCTGGCCGAGCATCGCCCGGCCCATGCCTTGCCATTGCGATCCATTGCCGGAGTACACGAACACCGGGCCCTGGACTTTATCCAACGCCTGGCCCACCTCAAGCACCGAGCTCAGCTCGCTGAGGCTCGGATCCTGGGCATAGTCGGCCAGCGCCTGAGCAGCCTCGGCCGGGTCGGCAGCGATCAACAGCAAACGATGGGGATGGGCATCGCGCCGGAACATGGCCTGGTAGGCGACATCGTAATAATTGCCCTGCGGGTGGGCGGCCAGGTACTCGGCAAAACCCTCGGCTGTGGCGCGCAGGCCTTCGGCATCCTTGGCGCTGAGCAGCAGCGGCACACGTCGGGTGTTGCCCGCCGTGGTGGACGCCGGCAGCGGCTCGGCACTTTGCAGGATCACGTGCGCGTTGGCGCCACCAAAACCGAACGAGTTGATGCCGACAGTCAGTTGCCCTTCAGCTTTCAGCGCACGGCTTTCGGTGACTACCTGCAAGTTCAGGTCGGCAAACGGGATATTCGGGTTGAGTTCTTCAATGCCGATGGTGGCCGGCACTTCCCGCTCGATCAGGCAGTTGAGGGCCTTCATCAGGCCGGCAACGCCGGAGGCAGCCTCAAGGTGACCGAGGTTGCTCTTGATCGAACCGATCGGCAACGGGTTGCCGGCCTTCCGGGCCTGGCCCAGGGCCTCGCCGATGGCGCGGGTCTCGATCGGATCACCAACAGCCGTGCCAGTGCCATGGGCTTCCAGGTAGTCGAGCTGCGACGGATCGATCCCGGCCTTGGCGTAGGTGCGCTTGAGCAGCACCGCCTGTGCATCGGCGCTCGGCAGGGTCAGGCTCGACTTGCGACCATCGGTGTTGACCGCACTGGCGGCGACCACCGCCAGAATCGGGTTGCCATCGGCCAGGGCCTGATCGTAATCCTTGAGCAGGAACAGACCACCGCCCTCGGAACGCGCATAACCGTCGCCGCGCTCATCGAACGCCTGGCAACGCCCAGTACGCGAGAGCATCGAGGCCTTGGCGAAAATCATGAAGCCGAAGGGGTGCATGTGCAGGCTGATACCGCCCGTCACTGCCTGGTCGATATCACCACTGATGATCGCCTGGCAGGCCTGGTGAAAGGCCACCAGGGACGACGAGCAGGCGGTATCGATGGCCATGCTCGGCCCGCGCAGGTCATAGAAGAAGGACAGGCGGTTGGCGGCAATGCTCATGGTATTGCCGGTGGCAGTGGCCGCATCGATCGAGGCCAGGTCTTCGACCAGGCGATAGGCCTGCTCGACGCCAGCAATGCCCAAGTACACCCCGCAGTTGCTGCCACGCAGGCTCGACGGCTTGACGCCGGCGTTCTCGAAGGTTTCCCAGCACATCTCCAGCAACATCCGCTGCTGGGGGTCCATCACGGCTGCTTCACGCGGCGAAATATTAAAGAAGCCCGCGTCAAACGCACTGATGTCGCCCAAAGATCCGGCGGCGAAGGTGTAGCTGGTGGCAGGATTGGCCTTGTCCGGGTGCAGGAACTCGGCATGGTCCCAGCGCGAGGCATCGACCTGGGTCACCAGGTCCTGCCCCGTCATCAGGTTCTGCCAGAAACTGCTGGTTGTGGAACCGGGGAAACGAAAAGAACAACCAACAATTGCTACCTGTCTACGCTTTGTCAAAACCCATTCCTTTAAAACGCTACCGGACACCGTCCCATCCTGCGGACAGCCGCATGCCTGGCCGATATATTTTTTGGCAAGTCGCTAAACGTCACCTGAGGAGAATCTTTTTTATCTGGAGGTTGCCTTGCATAGCACGCTGGGGCGCAAGGCTGATGACCTGACGGTTACACACAGGAAATCTTCAGACATATTTGTGGGAATAATACGCGGTCTCGACGGCCAGGGAAAACCCTAAGCGACGGTTGCAGGGTTAAATGTTCGAATCGGTTCACTGCAGTGAAAGACTGACGTATAACGAATTAAATGGTGTCGATAGGCCACCCACAGGACGCAGCCAGCAAGAATTCACCGCAACCGCTCAACGACTTAAAGAGGAATCGACATGAACAAGGCAGACGAGCTCGCGGCAAAACTGAAAAACCGCCTGCAACGAACCGATGAGGCGGAAATCTGCACCGACACTGCGATCGATCATTGGCCGACCCAAGTCAACGACCTCTATCGCCAGGTAGAAACCTGGCTGACCCCCTTGAGTGAAGCGGGCCTGAGCATCCGCCGCAATCCCACTCACGTGTTCGAAAGCCATCCGAGCGGCGCAACCTACAACTACGCCATTGACCAGTTGCTGCTCGAGGCCCTGCACCACACCATCAGGTTCGACCCGATTGCCCGCTTCTCACCCCAAGCCGAAGGACTGGTGGAAATTCACCTGCAGGGCAAAAACTTCCGCGCACTGCGCAGCACCGACGAACACGGCGAATCGCAATGGCACCTGCAGAAAGTCCCACCACTGGGACAGGTGGCACAGGCACCGGTGGAATGGAATGAGGAGAATCTGTTGTGGATTGTTGAGGTGGGGTTGGGGCTTTAGTGCGTCCGGAAGACCGCAGCACGCTTGAAGCATCACAAAGTCAGGGGCGGTCCGCAGCAATTGCGCTCAGCCGCTGACGCATGCCGGTAGTGGCCGCGGGGCCCGCTTGCACCGAACATTGTTCCAACGATACCAAATGCCCATCGACAACATCCGCCATCATCGGCTGCACGGGCCGTCCAGTCTCGCGCTCGACAATCTGCACACTTTCCCCCTCCGGCGCGTAATGCCGATTGCCCCATGCCACAAAAGCCATCA from Pseudomonas sp. S04 encodes the following:
- a CDS encoding aminotransferase class I/II-fold pyridoxal phosphate-dependent enzyme, which codes for MTAKTPTGLSVGIKQRLIQQALERRRSEAGDAAGGATLEQAQQAALKVPEAFYRFDQHPGYQQLRVMQQGAARLGLSSPFFRLHEGLAGAETRIGAREYVNFASYNYLGYSGHPAVAEAAKAAIDRYGTSVSASRLVSGDRPLHRELERELANLYEVDDAIVFVSGHATNVTTIGHLFGPRDLVLHDELIHNSVLQGIQLSGARRLSFAHNDWQALDRILGEQRQHFERVLVVVEGIYSMDGDYPDLPRFVELKRKHKIFLMVDEAHSLGVMGATGKGIREHFHLAGDDVDIWMGTLSKTLASCGGYIAGSTALVEHLKFLAPGFLYSVGMPPSVTASALAALRCLANDGDRVRTVQARGELFLRLAKAAGLNTATSSGLAVIPVITGSSFKAGRLSSALFDRGINAQPILYPAVPEHVARVRFFVSCEHTEEQIIQTVAIVAEELAKIG
- a CDS encoding type I polyketide synthase; translated protein: MTKRRQVAIVGCSFRFPGSTTSSFWQNLMTGQDLVTQVDASRWDHAEFLHPDKANPATSYTFAAGSLGDISAFDAGFFNISPREAAVMDPQQRMLLEMCWETFENAGVKPSSLRGSNCGVYLGIAGVEQAYRLVEDLASIDAATATGNTMSIAANRLSFFYDLRGPSMAIDTACSSSLVAFHQACQAIISGDIDQAVTGGISLHMHPFGFMIFAKASMLSRTGRCQAFDERGDGYARSEGGGLFLLKDYDQALADGNPILAVVAASAVNTDGRKSSLTLPSADAQAVLLKRTYAKAGIDPSQLDYLEAHGTGTAVGDPIETRAIGEALGQARKAGNPLPIGSIKSNLGHLEAASGVAGLMKALNCLIEREVPATIGIEELNPNIPFADLNLQVVTESRALKAEGQLTVGINSFGFGGANAHVILQSAEPLPASTTAGNTRRVPLLLSAKDAEGLRATAEGFAEYLAAHPQGNYYDVAYQAMFRRDAHPHRLLLIAADPAEAAQALADYAQDPSLSELSSVLEVGQALDKVQGPVFVYSGNGSQWQGMGRAMLGQPVFEAAVAEVDALFQPLAGYSLRAELLGENGEGRYARTEIAQPALFALQVAVTRVLAAQGFHPAAVIGHSVGEVAAAWASGALSLEDATQVIFHRSRLQGTTRGTGKMAAVGLSGEATAMLLVELGLDDRVVLAGENSARGATVAGPVDALSELEQALTERQVFVRLLDLDYAFHSPAMNPIEQQVIADLAHIRPRSAQIPFYSTVVGGELDGQRLDSRYWWQNIRFPVLFQGAMDELVGQGFNLFVEVGPHPILRSYVSDALTQRELPGQVVATLLRKDDSPALLERCMARLLIAGAEPDWQQQFPVAGNNLRLPNYAWQRERFQLPVSAESFGVLARERVHPLLGYPLADRALTWENRLDTQLFPTLADHKVGEAVLFPGAGFTELALAVALLHQPGEFVDIEELEIHNPLLLGNEGSKKIRVNIEEADGTLRITSRSLAQREEWVQHVVARLPGEARGVLLGTRAPELPQRPADFTGEQHLALTRAVGLNYGPAYQAVAAVWVEPAHILAQLSVPEAISQELATLHLHPALLDGAFQLITELLVGQPGSNKGLAFIPVKLGRIAFAKAGGVPCLAQVRQLKRTEHSLLVDFTLYDATGAAVLFIKDARFRGVRLQRDRSHDIKRLAHVGLAAPGQAVPVLRAASSATPLVEHLQGLADEPVQQRYLNEVEPLLDALCASFVQDLIEQAGGRLSAEQVALWSQQDGVPSDYLATLLRQGLEDGSLNCDADGNWCVAEVGERPASEAIWQELFQSYPEHFQIIHSVGRIGRHLLSLLDARQTLEQLLPRETSGANLSRLVLGAAGQQRLLAGLRETLAQRLAALPAGQRLRVLEFGFGGPSFAESLYAGIDFDRVDYSYCVAEPELVQMLGDDCPALQVIDFAQLSSAAGYDWVLLPTDLAALDNIGEALRQAASHLNPHGQLAVLAQHPSRWADFVFGAQADWWLAGPEQALSRQQRPQFWLHELQRHGLSVSHTLEALPGNACGSYLLLAAHGVNAAAALPEVTVQRWALLAESGQAAAEQLAQALREQGQQVSLLQPGDAQSLAQQLGALDQAPEHVLHLAGFDSSQGLDGQGARCMLAAALVQACESLSIAPQCWLLTRGAAGHLYAAEQSSDVDAIADAAFWGFGRTLANESAGCRIRLLDLACAAPVASLVPALLHADAETEVAISAAGQRYVPRLRVLHEHNGASADGNTRISLGFDLPGQLRNLRWEARELTAPAADELDIEVRATGLNFRDVMFALGLLSDEAIENGFSGPTMGFEFSGVVHGKGSAVFGDFAPGDRVVGFGPRSFANRLVTNANAVARIPEGMSFEAAATIPSTFFTVYYALHHLARLEPGEKVLIHGAAGGVGIAAIQIAKWCGAEIYATAGSDEKRDFLRLLGVDKVFDSRSLAYADEVLALTDGRGVDVVLNSLAGEAINRNFQVLKPFGRFLELGKRDFYQNTRIGLRPFRNNISYFGIDADQLMSERPDLTRRLFGQMMELFEQGILHPLPFREFDANHVTEAFRYMQQARQIGKIVVTYGNPIERLVETREQPVQSLQLSAEVTYLVTGGLGGFGLRTAQWLVDKGARHLVLLGRRGPASVEAQPCLAAWQAQGIDVQALACDITDVMQVRGVFERIAASPYPLRGLVHAATVIDDSLIRNLDAEQLQRVLEPKAKGAQYLHELTRELPLDFFVMFSSATTLFGNPGQANYVAANYWLEALARHRRGHGLAATAVLWGAIDDVGFLARNEQIKDALQSRMGGAALRAEVALAHLEQMLLKGDDGIGVLELEWKALSRFLPSAATPRFVELVRAHGGDQDDENDAEDIQRMLAELDDEQLLERFVELLKHEVCEILRLPAARLDTQRPLQELGLDSLMSVELVVALEERFGIRLPVMELSESSSIDKLSVRILDLLRGEAGANETAAPAALAENVLARHGSELSREQMAELNAELADSAAAPNRLIE